One region of Trachemys scripta elegans isolate TJP31775 chromosome 8, CAS_Tse_1.0, whole genome shotgun sequence genomic DNA includes:
- the TRMT1L gene encoding TRMT1-like protein isoform X6 — MCICHLPCRPVKPNLIGDQSSTKMGAHYHCIICSATITRRTDMIGHIKRHVNKGETESRYIAAAAPKSSHEVLKEADTDVQVLPNYSTPQKSDSYFNPKMKLNRQLIFCALAVLAEERNPLECLDAFGATGIMGLQWAKHLGNSVKVTINDFNENSVTMIQENCHLNKMKVMMNPKEEDDCDDTMEEGEENVGIIDVTKMDANVIMHLRSFDFIHLDPFGTAVNYLDSAFRNVRNLGIVSVTSTDISSLYAKAQHVAQRHYSCNVVRTEYYKELAARIVVAAVARAAARCNKGIEVLLAVALEHFVLVVVRVLRGPSPADDSVKKIRYLMHCQWCEERIFQEGNMVEENPYRQLPCDCHGSMPGKTAVGLGPLWSGSLFNTGFLRRMLFEAVQHGLDEIQPLVKTLICEAECTTLKQFSIHGPASQNKQEECGVFIKTPDTAADYYVVQGKRKSNEMSRNIAKRLKSESNAEHPAFYYNIHRHSIKGMNMPKLNKFLQYLSQAGYRVSRTHFDPMGVRTNAPLAQFKSILVKYSTPTYAGGQAEGPVQSTEDAQAGDNVQTAVADKSGDMEFTEDNKSGDTLTFTKDSYNDNFTDAECK; from the exons ATGTGCATCTGTCACTTACCTTGTCGCCCAGTGAAGCCAAACCTCATTGGAGACCAG AGCTCTACAAAGATGGGAGCCCATTATCACTGCATCATCTGTTCTGCAACCATTACACGAAGAACTGACATGATAGGGCATATTAAGCGCCACGTGAACAAAGGAGAAACTGAGTCCAGGTATATTGCAG ccGCTGCTCCTAAGTCTTCTCATGAAGTGCTGAAAGAGGCAGACACAGATGTACAAGTTCTTCCTAACTACTCCACACCTCAGAAATCAGATTCCTATTTTAATCCCAAAATGAAACTCAACAG GCAACTGATATTCTGTGCATTAGCTGTTTTGGCTGAAGAACGGAACCCGTTAGAATGTTTGGATGCATTTGGGGCCACCG GTATAATGGGATTACAGTGGGCAAAGCATCTTGGAAATTCTGTGAAGGTTACGATTAATGATTTCAATGAAAATTCCGTGACAATGATTCAGGAAAACTGCCATTTAAACAAGATGAAGGTGATGATGAACCCTAAGGAAGAGGATGACTGTGATGACACTATGGAAGAAGGAGAGGAAAATGTAGGCATTATTGATGTGACAAAAATGGATGCCAATGTCATAATGCACTTGAGATCCTTCGATTTTAT acaCCTGGACCCATTTGGAACAGCTGTGAACTACCTGGATTCTGCATTCAGAAATGTAAGAAATCTTGGAATAGTATCAGTGACATCCACAGACATCAGTTCTCTGTATGCAAAAGCTCAGCATGTGGCCCAGCGCCACTACAGCTGTAACGTTGTCAGAACGGAGTACTACAAGGAACTGGCAGCTAGAATAGTCGTTGCTGCTGTGGCAAG AGCTGCAGCTCGATGTAACAAAGGCATTGAAGTTTTGCTTGCAGTAGCTCTAGAACACTTTGTCCTAGTAGTGGTGAGAGTTTTGAGGGGACCATCTCCTGCAGATGATTCAGTCAAGAAAATTCGGTATCTTATGCACTGCCAGTGGTGTGAGGAGAGGATTTTTCAGGAGGGTAATATGGTAGAAG AAAACCCTTACCGGCAACTACCTTGTGACTGCCATGGCAGTATGCCTGGGAAGACAGCAGTAGGGCTTGGTCCTCTGTG GTCAGGGTCCCTTTTTAACACTGGATTCCTCAGAAGAATGCTGTTTGAAGCTGTTCAGCACGGCTTGGATGAGATTCAGCCACTTGTAAAGACATTAATCTGTGAAGCAGAGTGTACAACTCTAAAACAGTTTTCAATCCATGGTCCTGCCAGCCAGAACAAACAAG AAGAATGTGGTGTCTTTATTAAAACACCAGATACTGCTGCTGACTACTATGTGGTACAAG GTAAAAGGAAAAGTAATGAAATGAGTAGAAACATAGCAAAAAGACTGAAGTCCGAAAGCAatgctgagcaccctgcatttTACTATAATATCCATAGACATAGTATCAAAGGAATGAACATGCCAAA GTTAAACAAGTTCTTACAGTATCTGTCCCAAGCTGGGTATAGAGTAAGCCGAACCCATTTTGATCCCATGGGAGTTCGCACAAATGCACCCTTGGCACAGTTTAAATCTATCCTTGTGAAGTACAGCACTCCCACGTACGCTGGGGGGCAGGCAGAAGGCCCTGTCCAGTCCACTGAAGATGCCCAGGCAGGAGACAATGTCCAAACTGCTGTAGCTGACAAGTCAGGAGACATGGAGTTCACAGAAGATAATAAATCAGGAGACACTCTCACGTTCACAAAAGACAGCTATAATGATAACTTTACTGATGCTGAATgcaaataa